Proteins encoded together in one Mus caroli chromosome 4, CAROLI_EIJ_v1.1, whole genome shotgun sequence window:
- the Rsrp1 gene encoding arginine/serine-rich protein 1, whose protein sequence is MSSAATSKYVNDMWPGSPQEKASPSTSGSGRSSRLSSRSRSRSSSRSSRRDSRSSSRSSSRSHSRPRRSRRSRSRSRSRRRHQRKYRRYSRSYSRSRSRSRSHRYHRDSRYERPRRYYKSPSPYRSRSRSRSRGRSQHRWSYYAITRGRRYYGFGRTVYPEDRPRWRERSRTRSRSRSRTPFRLSEKDRMELLEIAKANAAKALGTANFDLPASLRAKEASQGTAVSSSGPKVEHSEKQTEDTTKNTSEKSSSQRNIAFSSNNSVAKPLQKTTKAAVEEKSSGSPKIDKKKSPYGLWIPV, encoded by the exons ATGTCCTCGGCCGCCACGTCTAAGTACGTGAACGACATGTGGCCCGGCTCTCCGCAGGAGAAAGCCTCGCCGTCCACCTCCGGCTCGGGCCGCTCCAGCCGCCTGTCGTCGCGCTCCCGCAGCCGCTCTTCGTCCCGCAGCTCCCGACGCGACTCCCGCAGCTCTAGCCGCTCGTCCTCGCGCAGCCACAGCCGGCCGCGGAGGAGCAGACGGTCCCGGTCCCGATCCCGGTCCCGCAGGCGCCACCAGCGCAAGTACAGGCGCTACTCGCGCTCGTACTCCCGCAGCCGGTCGCGCTCCCGCAGCCACCGCTACCACCGCGACAGCCGTTACGAGCGGCCGCGGAGGTACTACAAGTCGCCGTCGCCCTACCGCTCCCGGAGCAGGTCGCGCTCCCGCGGGAGGTCGCAGCACCGGTGGTCGTACTACGCGATCACTAGAGGCCGGCGCTACTACGGCTTCGGCCGGACCGTGTACCCCGAGGATCGCCCCAGGTGGAGGGAAAGATCCAGAACCAGGTCGCGCAGCAGGAGCAGAACCCCTTTTCGCCTGAGTGAGAAAG ATCGAATGGAGCTACTAGAAATAGCAAAAGCCAACGCAGCAAAAGCTCTGGGAACAGCCAACTTCGACTTGCCAGCAAGTCTCCGAGCCAAGGAGGCAAGCCAGGGAACAGCTGTTTCCAGCAGTGGGCCAAAGGTGGAG CATTCAGAAAAGCAGACTGAAGATACAACTAAAAATACCAGTGAAAAGTCTTCTTCACAAAGAAACATAGCCTTCAGCTCCAAT AATTCCGTAGCAAAGCCACTACAGAAAACAACTAAAGCTGCTGTTGAAGAGAAGTCTTCAGGATCACcaaaaatagataagaaaaaaagTCCTTACGGACTGTGGATACCTGTCTAA